In Urechidicola croceus, a single window of DNA contains:
- a CDS encoding RagB/SusD family nutrient uptake outer membrane protein yields the protein MKKIKIIIVLALTVAFTQSCSEDGLELTNPNNLSPETFFQTEAQVQSAVNAVYANLQTRGLYSRHMFFMMDNMAHENGGNTQLEADKKVYLDFSFDSSHGATRAYWESCYRGINKANFVIGNTDKINEIPDAFLSPARKAKFIGEAKFLRGLYYFFLVTRFGDVPLITVIPEDASGFPRSPKADVYQQIVNDLIDASNTLLPKGSEDNGRATQGAAQALLGKVYLYLEEYELALNAFNSMSGYSLEVDFYDNFKEETEHGVESIFEVEYDDDLGDSAKWNSDASGSGPNEVTFRGQEYGFNDWFNVFPSDDLLNEFEAGDTRFADTFYVNGDTFGPNNDVINAFPSNNGGNAGWKKYQNYYKDQNEDQASGINMKVIRYADVLLMMAEAESMKPGGNQDIAAGYIDEVRERAGLGSIGTGLSQAEVFDALVHERKVELAGEQVRFNDIIRWGIASTELAGTNFQAGKHELMPIPDLEISSNEAISSADQNPGY from the coding sequence ATGAAAAAAATTAAAATAATAATCGTGTTAGCCCTTACAGTGGCTTTTACACAATCATGTAGTGAAGATGGATTAGAATTAACGAATCCAAATAATTTATCACCTGAAACATTTTTTCAAACTGAAGCTCAGGTTCAATCTGCGGTAAATGCTGTATATGCAAATTTGCAAACTAGAGGTTTGTATTCTCGTCATATGTTTTTTATGATGGATAATATGGCACATGAAAACGGAGGAAATACACAACTAGAAGCTGATAAAAAAGTTTATTTAGACTTCTCTTTTGATTCTAGCCATGGCGCAACAAGAGCTTATTGGGAAAGCTGTTATAGAGGTATTAATAAAGCAAATTTTGTAATTGGGAATACTGATAAAATAAATGAAATTCCTGATGCCTTTTTAAGCCCAGCAAGAAAAGCTAAATTTATTGGTGAAGCAAAGTTTTTAAGAGGCTTGTATTATTTTTTCTTGGTTACTAGATTTGGAGATGTTCCTTTAATTACAGTAATTCCTGAAGATGCTTCAGGTTTTCCTAGAAGTCCAAAAGCAGATGTTTATCAGCAAATCGTAAATGATTTAATTGATGCATCTAATACTTTATTACCAAAAGGAAGTGAAGATAACGGAAGAGCAACACAAGGTGCAGCCCAAGCTTTATTAGGAAAAGTATACTTGTATTTAGAAGAGTATGAATTAGCTTTAAATGCATTTAATTCAATGAGTGGATATTCTTTAGAGGTTGATTTCTATGATAATTTTAAAGAAGAGACTGAGCACGGTGTAGAATCGATTTTTGAAGTAGAATATGATGATGATTTAGGAGATAGTGCTAAGTGGAATTCTGATGCTTCAGGTTCAGGACCAAATGAAGTAACATTTAGAGGTCAAGAATATGGATTTAATGATTGGTTTAATGTTTTTCCTTCTGATGATCTTTTAAATGAGTTCGAGGCTGGTGACACAAGATTTGCAGATACATTTTATGTTAATGGAGATACTTTTGGACCTAATAATGATGTTATCAATGCTTTTCCAAGTAATAATGGTGGTAATGCAGGTTGGAAGAAATATCAAAACTATTATAAAGACCAAAATGAAGATCAAGCTTCAGGTATCAATATGAAAGTTATTAGATATGCCGATGTTTTGTTAATGATGGCAGAAGCTGAAAGTATGAAGCCAGGTGGTAATCAAGATATTGCTGCTGGATATATTGATGAAGTTAGAGAAAGAGCAGGTTTAGGAAGTATTGGAACTGGTTTATCTCAAGCCGAAGTCTTTGATGCTTTAGTTCATGAACGTAAAGTTGAATTAGCTGGTGAGCAAGTTAGGTTTAATGATATTATTCGTTGGGGAATAGCTTCAACTGAATTAGCAGGAACTAATTTTCAAGCAGGTAAGCATGAGTTAATGCCAATTCCAGATTTAGAAATTAGTTCTAATGAAGCAATTTCTTCAGCAGATCAAAATCCTGGATATTAA
- a CDS encoding SusC/RagA family TonB-linked outer membrane protein — protein MMKFKIAIAFFMAICTQSVLSQTKTVNGNVADNSGSPLPGVSVIVLGTNNGVSTDFDGNYSIDNISSTDKLVYSFIGMTSQTIEVGDKTTINVVLEESAESLTEVVVVGYGTQSRAEVTGAIETISSKEISALPVTNAEQALQGRAAGVTITNSGSPGTAPVVRIRGYGTPNDNSPLYVIDGVISQSLGNINANDIETINVLKDASTTAIYGSQGSNGVIIVTTKKGKTGKTSISFNTYSGVNYTTKRYDLLNTQQYLKYANDAFGVVPTSPLSSSNNDTDWQDEIFQSGLMQSYDFAISGGGEDNTFRFSAGYVDQEGALIETGFERFSFRANSNFTLGKFKFGETLSLAFNNQNPESSNGGRSLIEHAIKSAPYLPVYNENNNGGFQGPSNSLDGQDAENPVRIASLGNAENKGVTIAGSIFGEFEILQGLNFKSQVGLEHISFNNNAFVPSFNDDSEGATHSSTFATITKNSGTIKGITLTNSLNYDVSFNDVHNLELLLLAEKQDVTTETLNSNSQNPITDDINQVSNESSFLQSQTIEYEKIGYLARANYNYDQKYLVAASIRRDASSRFGKNNRWGTFPSLAVGWNISQEDFMTDTKWSNLKLRASWGKAGNDKIGDYQYSSTLTSDFIYPIGGAAVGTTAAGLGNPNLKWEEKTMTNIGLDLGWLNNSITASIEYFNNTSDDLLYRVPTPLSAGFDQNYLYQNVGSVETNGLELNVGYNDFEGDFTWSASVNLGTSKNEVTSLGEVLQFLEGGNFESENLQRISVGEPLFYFHGFKTDGIYQNQAEVDAVFGPGQTTVAPGDVKILDLNGDNQINADDKTKIGTPYPDLIYGLNANANYKNWDLNMFITGVSGVDVYNTNIYDLEGMPRLFNAGTGVLNRWTGEGTSNSVPRAGGAPQNTQASDRFLEDGSYTRLKNITIGYTVNNESFSKYFSNLRLYVSGQNLITLTDYSGLDPEIGLSTVINNSNYELGIDRGTYPQPKSLLFGIQMSF, from the coding sequence ATGATGAAGTTTAAAATTGCGATTGCCTTTTTTATGGCGATCTGCACACAAAGTGTTCTGTCCCAAACAAAAACCGTAAATGGTAATGTGGCAGATAATTCAGGTTCTCCTTTACCAGGAGTATCTGTAATTGTTTTAGGTACCAATAATGGTGTATCTACAGATTTTGATGGAAATTATTCCATTGACAATATAAGTTCTACCGATAAACTAGTATATAGTTTTATTGGAATGACTTCACAAACTATTGAAGTTGGAGATAAAACAACTATTAATGTAGTCTTAGAAGAATCAGCCGAGTCTTTAACTGAAGTTGTGGTTGTAGGTTATGGTACTCAGTCAAGAGCTGAAGTTACTGGAGCAATTGAAACAATTAGTTCAAAAGAAATAAGCGCATTGCCTGTTACAAATGCTGAACAAGCACTACAAGGTAGAGCCGCAGGTGTTACAATAACAAATAGTGGATCTCCAGGTACAGCACCAGTAGTAAGAATTAGAGGTTATGGTACACCAAATGATAATTCACCACTTTATGTAATTGATGGAGTTATTTCACAGAGTTTAGGAAATATTAATGCAAATGACATTGAAACAATTAATGTTTTGAAGGATGCTTCTACAACTGCAATTTATGGTTCACAAGGATCAAATGGTGTTATTATAGTTACAACCAAAAAAGGGAAAACAGGAAAAACTAGTATTTCATTCAATACATATTCTGGTGTAAATTATACTACAAAAAGATATGATTTATTAAATACTCAACAGTATTTAAAATATGCGAATGATGCTTTTGGTGTAGTACCAACTTCACCTTTATCATCTTCAAATAATGATACTGATTGGCAAGATGAAATCTTTCAATCTGGGTTAATGCAAAGTTATGATTTTGCAATTTCTGGAGGAGGAGAAGATAATACTTTTAGATTTTCTGCAGGTTATGTTGATCAAGAAGGAGCATTAATTGAAACAGGTTTTGAAAGATTTTCTTTTAGAGCAAATAGTAATTTTACTTTAGGTAAATTTAAGTTTGGTGAAACTTTATCTTTAGCTTTTAACAACCAAAACCCAGAAAGTTCGAATGGTGGTCGTTCATTAATTGAACATGCTATTAAATCGGCTCCATATTTACCAGTTTATAATGAAAATAATAATGGAGGATTTCAGGGCCCAAGTAATTCACTTGATGGTCAAGATGCTGAAAACCCAGTTAGAATTGCTTCTTTAGGAAATGCTGAAAATAAAGGTGTAACTATTGCGGGAAGTATTTTTGGTGAATTTGAAATTTTACAAGGATTAAATTTTAAATCTCAAGTAGGTTTAGAACATATTTCATTCAATAATAATGCTTTTGTACCATCTTTTAATGATGATAGCGAAGGAGCAACACATAGTTCAACATTTGCAACTATCACAAAAAATTCAGGTACTATTAAAGGTATAACATTGACAAACAGTTTAAATTATGATGTGTCATTTAATGATGTACATAATTTAGAATTATTATTATTGGCTGAAAAACAAGATGTGACAACAGAAACTCTAAATTCTAATAGTCAAAATCCAATTACTGATGATATAAATCAAGTTTCTAACGAATCATCTTTCTTACAATCTCAAACTATTGAGTATGAAAAAATCGGTTATTTAGCAAGGGCTAATTATAATTATGATCAAAAATATTTAGTAGCCGCTTCTATTAGACGTGATGCGTCATCAAGATTTGGTAAAAATAACAGATGGGGTACTTTCCCTTCTTTGGCTGTTGGTTGGAATATCTCGCAAGAAGATTTTATGACTGATACTAAATGGAGTAATTTAAAGTTAAGAGCAAGTTGGGGTAAAGCAGGGAATGATAAAATTGGTGATTACCAATATAGTTCAACTTTAACATCAGATTTTATTTATCCAATAGGAGGTGCTGCTGTAGGTACTACTGCAGCAGGTTTAGGAAACCCTAATTTAAAATGGGAAGAAAAAACCATGACTAATATAGGATTAGATTTAGGATGGTTAAATAATAGCATTACTGCTTCTATTGAGTATTTCAATAATACAAGTGATGATTTATTATATAGAGTACCAACTCCATTATCTGCCGGATTTGACCAAAATTATTTATATCAAAATGTTGGTTCTGTAGAAACCAATGGGCTTGAATTAAATGTAGGTTATAATGACTTTGAAGGAGATTTCACATGGTCTGCAAGCGTTAATTTAGGTACAAGTAAAAATGAAGTTACATCTTTAGGTGAAGTTTTACAATTTTTAGAAGGAGGAAATTTTGAAAGTGAAAACTTACAAAGAATAAGTGTTGGAGAACCTTTATTTTATTTCCACGGATTTAAAACAGATGGAATTTATCAGAATCAAGCAGAAGTTGATGCAGTTTTTGGGCCTGGGCAAACTACTGTAGCTCCTGGAGATGTTAAAATTTTAGATTTAAATGGTGATAACCAAATAAACGCTGATGATAAAACTAAAATTGGAACACCTTATCCTGATTTGATTTATGGATTGAATGCAAATGCTAATTATAAAAATTGGGATTTAAATATGTTTATTACTGGTGTTTCTGGTGTAGATGTTTATAATACTAATATTTATGACCTTGAAGGTATGCCGAGACTATTTAATGCCGGAACTGGTGTTTTAAATAGATGGACTGGAGAAGGAACTTCTAATTCAGTACCTAGAGCAGGTGGTGCACCTCAAAACACGCAAGCTTCAGATCGTTTTCTTGAAGATGGTTCTTATACTAGATTGAAAAATATCACTATTGGATATACTGTTAATAATGAATCTTTTAGTAAGTATTTTTCTAATCTAAGATTATACGTAAGTGGACAGAACTTAATAACTTTAACTGATTATTCAGGTTTAGATCCAGAAATTGGTTTATCCACTGTAATTAACAATAGCAATTATGAATTAGGAATTGATAGAGGAACATACCCTCAACCTAAATCTTTATTGTTTGGTATTCAAATGTCATTTTAG
- a CDS encoding hybrid sensor histidine kinase/response regulator transcription factor, producing MINKKVFFPIFFLFFLFTSTTFSQESLKEYNFVNIKEGISNVAVATIIQDHYGFIWLGTNGSGLYKFDGIDYTFYKYEISDSTSISSSLIYSTYLDKKNRLWVGTEEGLNLYDRDLDQFIRIPFPNDDSSTVSVRSITSDSSGDLFVGTHEKGLFKIDSGKLEMEQIPVFYGNRKKTIINVNSIKTSKNDKVYVGTEQGLKEYDKKENLLKTTYINTEEGVQSIDEAILTLLVDELNTLWIGTISDGVIKLDVNENSLNKIKKINHFKFTKRRILSMMEISENSLMIGTENDGLINIDRNGNILKTYLTDKQNKNSIKSNSIWSLFSDNNDRIWMGYYNSGVGVYDKLYDKFQNLESLTSNTNSLEIASVTGIDIDHLGRLWIGMDGGGIDIYNPNTKKFLHINEQATKTYQGLTNYDIQTVFIDSKKNVWAGSWSNGLFLLEHGTKKFVNYNIENSSGIFESNIIQSFDEDSNGIIWIGTFDHGIMSYDPNTKKFKNYNIKPFIDKELNVASVRKVLVDSQDNIWIGTALGLYRIKKLQNNNFVIESMSDPMTKTIQNKTSSNHILSLYESSDESLWIGTRGSGLCKFDKIKDEFIWYIPTYGLEEVSVSSIIESLDGNIWISGNSGISRIDVETNKIINYTTNDGLLSNDFNYNAALRDGKGNIYFGNYKGVDFFHPKRILLNKNLPTMHLTDFRLFNKKVMPNQPDSPLKKVISETDSISLSHKQSVFTIEYSGLNYTRPEKNQYAYYLEGLEKSWNYVGNSRSATYTNLDQGNYTFKLKVANNDGVWNEKPLELKIRVLPPWWRTDWAFLSYLVLFFLGLYLLNKINQSRIAEKELISYERKKRIQEDKLSEKKLQFFTNISHEFRTPLSLITNPLEDILSDEELKLPQRIKQKHVIIQKNARRLSRLISELMDFRKLELNKLNVRIQKINLGDITKEVAEYFEEEARNKNINLNINIDSNEYLVWADERMLEKIIFNILSNAFKVTQENGTITINVSIKKKLVILPLVNKHLPTKVFEISIIDTGPGLEKEQVKKIFERFYQIENMNKTYYGGTGIGLEVVDSFVKLHKGKIKVSSKVGQGTNFRIFLPLGKDHFNEQDILSIDQTQVLNKGKNITSEPYSIQDDNQESDEKSIKLPTLLLVEDNSELRSYLKNELKSNYRILTAVNGKEGLKQAKAHSPDIIITDVIMPEMDGFEFCKKIKESIETSHIPLLMLTAKTRIDDRIEGIGLGADAYMIKPFDMRLLKLRLSQLITSRKLIFDKYFGAISGAEENSNATSLDKDFIQKILTYVNDNIGDTDLSVELLASEFHLSRSQLYRKVKALTGQTVNEFIRKVRLQKAKQVLEGGNKNISEVCYKVGFSSPSYFTKCFKEHFGLLPTEIVVKSI from the coding sequence ATGATTAATAAAAAAGTATTCTTCCCAATTTTTTTTCTGTTTTTTCTTTTCACAAGCACTACTTTTTCACAGGAATCTTTAAAAGAATATAATTTTGTAAATATCAAAGAAGGAATATCCAATGTTGCAGTAGCAACAATTATTCAAGATCACTATGGTTTTATTTGGTTAGGAACAAATGGATCAGGACTTTATAAATTTGACGGTATAGATTATACATTTTATAAGTATGAGATAAGTGACTCTACATCTATTAGTAGCAGTCTAATTTATAGTACCTATTTAGATAAAAAAAATAGGTTGTGGGTAGGTACTGAAGAGGGGTTAAATCTCTACGATAGAGATTTAGATCAATTTATAAGAATTCCTTTTCCTAACGATGATTCCTCGACTGTTTCTGTAAGGAGTATTACAAGTGATTCAAGTGGTGATTTATTTGTTGGTACGCATGAAAAAGGATTGTTTAAAATCGATTCCGGTAAATTGGAGATGGAGCAAATACCTGTATTTTATGGAAATAGAAAAAAAACAATTATAAATGTAAATAGTATTAAAACTTCAAAAAACGATAAAGTATATGTAGGTACAGAGCAAGGTTTAAAGGAATATGATAAAAAAGAAAATTTACTTAAAACTACATATATAAATACAGAAGAAGGAGTTCAGTCAATTGATGAGGCGATTTTAACTCTATTAGTAGATGAATTAAATACGCTTTGGATAGGAACAATATCAGATGGAGTTATAAAACTTGATGTAAATGAAAATAGTTTAAATAAAATTAAAAAAATCAATCATTTTAAATTTACTAAAAGACGAATTTTATCAATGATGGAAATATCAGAAAATTCATTAATGATTGGTACCGAGAATGATGGTTTAATTAATATTGATAGAAATGGAAATATTCTAAAAACGTATTTAACTGATAAGCAAAATAAAAATAGTATTAAATCGAATTCTATTTGGTCATTATTTTCAGATAATAATGATAGAATTTGGATGGGTTACTATAATAGTGGTGTAGGAGTTTATGACAAACTATATGACAAGTTTCAAAACTTAGAGAGTTTAACTAGTAATACTAATTCTTTAGAGATTGCATCTGTAACAGGAATTGATATAGATCATTTAGGAAGGTTATGGATTGGAATGGATGGAGGTGGAATAGATATTTACAATCCAAACACAAAAAAGTTTTTACATATAAACGAACAAGCAACTAAAACCTATCAAGGTTTAACAAACTATGACATACAAACTGTTTTTATTGACAGTAAAAAAAATGTTTGGGCAGGTAGTTGGAGTAATGGTCTATTTTTATTAGAACATGGTACAAAAAAGTTTGTCAATTATAATATTGAAAATTCATCAGGAATATTTGAGTCAAATATTATTCAAAGTTTTGATGAGGATTCTAATGGAATAATATGGATTGGTACTTTTGACCATGGTATCATGTCATACGATCCAAATACAAAAAAGTTTAAAAACTACAATATTAAACCATTTATTGATAAAGAACTTAATGTAGCTTCAGTTAGAAAAGTTTTAGTTGATTCACAAGACAATATTTGGATTGGTACTGCCTTAGGTTTGTATAGAATTAAAAAATTGCAGAACAATAATTTTGTTATTGAATCAATGTCAGATCCAATGACTAAAACAATTCAAAACAAGACAAGTTCAAATCATATTTTATCATTATATGAAAGTTCTGATGAATCATTATGGATAGGTACTCGAGGTTCTGGATTGTGTAAATTTGATAAGATTAAAGACGAATTTATATGGTATATCCCTACATATGGATTAGAAGAAGTGAGTGTGTCTAGTATTATTGAAAGCTTAGATGGAAACATTTGGATTAGTGGTAATTCAGGAATCTCAAGAATTGATGTTGAAACTAATAAAATTATAAATTATACTACAAATGATGGTTTACTATCTAATGATTTTAATTACAATGCAGCTTTAAGAGATGGAAAGGGTAATATTTATTTCGGAAATTATAAGGGAGTAGATTTTTTTCATCCAAAAAGGATTCTTTTAAATAAAAATCTACCAACAATGCATTTGACTGACTTTAGATTATTTAATAAAAAAGTTATGCCAAATCAACCAGATTCACCTTTGAAAAAAGTAATTTCTGAAACCGATAGTATCTCCTTAAGCCATAAGCAATCAGTGTTTACGATAGAATATTCAGGGTTAAATTATACTAGGCCCGAAAAAAATCAATATGCCTATTATTTAGAAGGTTTAGAAAAATCATGGAATTATGTAGGCAACTCGAGAAGCGCAACGTATACAAATCTCGATCAAGGTAATTATACATTTAAATTAAAAGTTGCTAATAATGATGGTGTTTGGAATGAAAAACCATTAGAATTAAAAATTAGAGTACTTCCACCGTGGTGGAGAACAGATTGGGCATTTTTATCATATTTAGTTTTGTTTTTTTTAGGATTGTATTTACTTAATAAAATAAATCAAAGTAGAATAGCCGAAAAGGAATTGATTAGTTATGAACGTAAAAAAAGGATTCAAGAAGATAAGTTGAGTGAAAAAAAACTACAATTTTTCACGAATATATCACATGAATTCAGAACGCCTTTATCGTTGATAACCAATCCCTTAGAGGATATTTTGAGTGATGAAGAATTGAAACTTCCTCAAAGAATAAAGCAGAAACATGTTATCATTCAAAAAAATGCCAGACGATTATCAAGATTGATTAGTGAGTTGATGGATTTTAGAAAGTTAGAATTAAATAAATTAAATGTAAGAATTCAAAAAATAAATTTAGGTGATATTACCAAAGAAGTTGCCGAATATTTTGAAGAAGAAGCAAGAAATAAGAATATTAATTTAAACATTAATATAGATTCAAATGAATATTTAGTATGGGCAGATGAAAGGATGTTAGAGAAAATAATTTTCAACATTTTATCAAATGCTTTTAAAGTAACACAAGAAAACGGAACAATTACAATAAATGTATCAATTAAGAAAAAATTGGTAATACTTCCATTGGTTAATAAACATTTACCTACTAAAGTTTTTGAAATTAGCATAATTGATACAGGACCAGGATTAGAAAAAGAACAAGTTAAAAAGATTTTTGAGCGATTCTATCAAATAGAAAACATGAATAAAACTTACTATGGAGGAACTGGAATTGGTTTGGAAGTTGTAGATAGTTTTGTAAAATTACATAAAGGAAAAATAAAAGTAAGTAGTAAAGTGGGGCAAGGTACTAACTTCAGAATATTTTTACCTCTTGGAAAAGATCATTTTAATGAACAAGATATATTATCTATAGATCAAACACAAGTGTTAAATAAAGGTAAAAATATAACAAGTGAACCCTATAGTATTCAAGATGACAATCAAGAATCTGATGAAAAATCAATAAAACTTCCAACTCTTTTATTGGTCGAAGATAATTCTGAGTTAAGGTCTTATTTAAAAAATGAATTAAAATCAAATTATCGAATATTAACAGCAGTTAATGGTAAAGAAGGCTTGAAGCAAGCTAAAGCGCATTCACCTGATATAATAATAACTGATGTAATAATGCCTGAAATGGATGGTTTTGAATTTTGTAAAAAAATTAAAGAAAGTATTGAAACTAGTCATATACCTTTATTAATGTTAACAGCCAAAACAAGAATTGATGATAGGATTGAGGGAATTGGATTAGGAGCAGATGCATATATGATTAAACCTTTTGATATGCGACTACTAAAATTAAGGTTATCTCAATTAATTACAAGTCGAAAATTGATTTTTGATAAATATTTTGGGGCTATTAGTGGAGCAGAAGAAAACTCGAATGCAACTTCATTAGATAAAGATTTTATTCAGAAAATTTTAACCTATGTAAATGACAATATAGGCGATACTGATTTGAGCGTTGAATTATTAGCTTCAGAATTTCATCTTAGTAGGAGTCAATTGTACAGAAAGGTAAAAGCATTAACTGGTCAAACAGTCAATGAATTTATTAGAAAAGTCCGTTTGCAAAAGGCTAAACAAGTACTTGAAGGTGGAAATAAAAACATCAGTGAAGTATGTTATAAAGTAGGGTTTTCATCTCCTTCATATTTTACTAAATGTTTCAAGGAACATTTCGGATTACTTCCAACAGAGATTGTCGTGAAAAGTATTTAA
- a CDS encoding SDR family oxidoreductase — translation MEKNIMITGVTGKLGEQVLNNLLKEIPSSQITVLIRNSNRENEFKEKGVTVRIGDYDSYDSLISAFKNVDKLYFVSGSDIVNRLEQHKNIVNAAKEAGISDVVYTSFVRENETESSPIALVAKAHIATENWLRNSGMNYTILKHTIYMDMIPMFLGEQLLETGIAYLPAGEGRNSFVTRSDMALVAAKILSSDEHKNKEYDITNVQTVTMGEIVSLISSITGKSIKYVSPKQEEYIETLKKAGVPKEYIRVLAGFAEAFKQEEFIKTGNVIESLIGRKPTSVVDFLTQVYS, via the coding sequence ATGGAGAAAAATATAATGATTACAGGAGTAACAGGTAAATTGGGTGAGCAAGTTTTAAATAATTTACTTAAAGAAATTCCTTCTAGTCAAATAACTGTATTGATTAGAAATTCTAATAGAGAAAATGAATTTAAAGAAAAGGGAGTGACAGTTAGAATAGGTGACTATGATAGTTATGATAGTCTTATTTCTGCATTTAAAAATGTTGATAAACTTTATTTTGTATCTGGAAGTGATATTGTAAATAGATTAGAACAACATAAAAACATTGTAAATGCTGCAAAAGAAGCAGGAATAAGTGATGTAGTTTATACGAGTTTTGTTCGAGAAAATGAAACCGAATCATCTCCAATTGCTTTAGTTGCAAAAGCACATATTGCTACTGAGAATTGGTTGAGAAATTCTGGAATGAATTATACAATTCTAAAGCACACTATTTATATGGATATGATCCCGATGTTTTTAGGCGAACAATTGTTAGAGACAGGCATAGCGTATTTACCTGCAGGCGAGGGGAGAAATTCGTTTGTGACACGAAGTGATATGGCATTAGTTGCTGCAAAAATTCTTAGTTCTGATGAACATAAAAATAAAGAATATGATATTACGAATGTGCAAACAGTGACAATGGGTGAAATAGTATCACTTATATCGAGCATTACTGGGAAATCAATTAAATATGTTTCTCCAAAACAAGAAGAGTATATTGAAACGTTAAAAAAAGCAGGTGTTCCAAAAGAGTATATTAGAGTGTTAGCAGGGTTTGCAGAGGCTTTTAAACAAGAAGAATTTATCAAAACTGGTAATGTGATTGAATCATTAATAGGTAGGAAACCTACAAGTGTAGTAGATTTTTTAACTCAGGTATATTCTTAA
- a CDS encoding nitroreductase family protein, translating into MSLLKDLNWRYATKKMNGKTVSQEKVDYILEASRLAPSSSGLQPYKIFVITNEELKEKIKPIAFDQSQIVDSSHLLVFAAWDGYTLEKIETVFNKTLKERSLPNDSMDAYKKQLWGMYEPLGSEWHATHAAKQAYISLGLAMAAAAEQKVDATPMEGFIPSELDKLLGLEELGLKSVLLLTLGYRDEANDWLVNMKKVRTPKEEFITEIK; encoded by the coding sequence ATGAGTTTATTAAAAGATTTAAATTGGAGATATGCCACAAAAAAAATGAATGGAAAGACTGTTTCTCAAGAGAAAGTTGATTACATATTAGAAGCTTCTAGGTTAGCACCTTCATCATCAGGATTACAACCATATAAAATTTTTGTAATTACTAATGAAGAATTAAAAGAAAAAATTAAGCCGATTGCTTTTGATCAAAGTCAAATAGTTGATTCATCTCATCTGTTGGTTTTTGCTGCTTGGGATGGATATACGTTAGAGAAAATTGAAACCGTTTTTAATAAAACATTAAAAGAAAGAAGTCTTCCAAATGATTCAATGGATGCTTATAAAAAACAACTATGGGGTATGTACGAGCCTTTAGGGTCAGAATGGCATGCAACCCATGCAGCAAAACAAGCATATATTTCACTTGGGCTAGCAATGGCAGCTGCAGCAGAACAAAAAGTAGACGCAACACCAATGGAAGGTTTTATACCATCAGAACTAGATAAATTATTAGGCTTAGAAGAATTAGGTCTTAAAAGTGTTCTTTTGCTGACTTTAGGTTATAGAGATGAAGCAAATGATTGGTTGGTAAATATGAAAAAAGTAAGAACACCTAAAGAAGAATTCATAACAGAAATTAAGTAA
- a CDS encoding winged helix-turn-helix transcriptional regulator translates to MKKTIQIEEVKRCSIQYVLALKDTLNVISGKWKLPIIGSLMYGKKRFKELERNIDKISPRMLSKELKDLEVNGIVKRTVYNTIPVTVKYELTESGKSLHRVLDVMVEWGVEHRERTLIN, encoded by the coding sequence ATGAAAAAAACAATTCAAATAGAAGAAGTAAAGAGATGTTCGATACAATATGTACTTGCATTAAAGGACACACTGAATGTAATTAGTGGAAAATGGAAATTACCAATTATTGGAAGCCTTATGTATGGAAAAAAACGTTTTAAAGAATTAGAACGTAATATTGATAAAATCTCACCTAGAATGTTATCAAAAGAGTTAAAGGATCTTGAAGTTAATGGAATTGTTAAACGAACTGTTTACAATACTATTCCAGTAACAGTTAAATATGAATTAACAGAATCTGGAAAATCATTACACAGAGTCTTAGATGTTATGGTTGAATGGGGAGTTGAACATAGAGAAAGAACCTTGATTAATTGA